Part of the Oncorhynchus mykiss isolate Arlee chromosome 26, USDA_OmykA_1.1, whole genome shotgun sequence genome is shown below.
AGCAGTCTGTCGTGGCTCAGGACTTTGAGCAGGGAGGACTTGGGAGACGGCCTGGCCAGGAGAGGGGAGCTGAATGGGGAAGACTCGGCGGAGGAGATGGTGTCACTGTCCAGGGTGCTCTGTCTCTGGAGAGCCACCAGCCTGGAGCCTCCCGGAGACAGCCTGCCGGAGGTCAGCTTGGTGAGGCTGAAGGAGGATGACGGGGAGTGGGGTAGAGATGAGGTTCTGGAGGAGTAAGTTTTGGAGCGGCCGCGAGGCCCGGGAGAGCCAGCGATCAGGGGGAGGGGGCAGGCGTTGGGGTGGCTGTGGAACAGAGACTCTTTCCTCCGGGTGTGGGGGCTCTCCAGGAGGGTACAGAAACCGTAGCAGGTCTGGGCCTTGGCCAGGTGGGGCAGGGAGAGAGCTGCTTGGCTCTGGGGGTCGGCGTTGGTACTCTCCTCATCACTGAAGCCCTGGTCGTATGGAGCCTCGTCCACGCTCTCTACCTGGATGAGGGTTGGATGAGTGTTGATGACGCGTTCTCTCACTGCTACCTCCCTCTCCGGGCTGCTGCCCTTCTCAGGTGAAAAGGACACCTTTCCAACAGGGCTAATTTTACTCCAGTCCACCGTCTTTAGCTCCTGCTGTGGCGAGATCTTTGGTGGGATGCAGAACTCTGGGATTGTATTCGGAGTGATGATGTTAGGACACAGAGAGATCGTTTTCCTTCCTTTCTCCCGAGATGTTTTTTCTCCCAACATGATGTCTGAGATGCGGAGGCTGTACTCCGCTATTGGCAACAGAAGGTTGTTTTTGGCCACTGAAACACGGATCTGTTCAGCGACCCACATTACATGAGCTTTGTCAGGATCACAGCtctggagaaagagaaggaagaaaATGAACAGTAAGGACAGATCACAGGCAACTTTTTCAAAAACCAAAAATTATAAGCAACAAAGGCTACAACGTTTCAAAGCCAATAACAGCAAAGCCAATTCTCCCTCATCATGTAATGTAGTAATTCAATTCAGTTCCTCATTAAATTCAATGAATTGAAATAATAATACCTGTATCCTGGTACAGGGATAGTTGACCACAAAAGGTTTTTTACTGTAAAGGAAATGACCTTGAATGTAAGAACACATTCAAGCCTGGTCCATTGACTCCCTGCGGTTATAAGTCACCTGTTGCACTATCAGTGTCAGTCTACTTACAGAGAGTGTCAGGCTCAGTGTCCCTCCTGTAGTATCCTCCTGTAGTATCCTCCTGTAGTATCTTACTGTAGGATCCTCCTGTAGTATCTTCCTGTAGGATCCTCCTGTAGTATCCTCCTGTAGTATCTTACTGTAGGATCCTCCTGTAGGATCCTCCTGTAGTATCTTCCTGTAGGATCTTCCTGTAGTATCCTCCTGTAGTATCTTCCTGTAGGATTCTCCTGTAGTATCTTCCTGTAGGATCCTCCTGTAGTATTTTCCTGTAGGATCCTCCTGTTGTATCTTCCTGTAGTATCTTCCTGTAGTATCCTCCTGTAGTATTTTCCTGTAGGATCCTCCTGTAGTATCTTCCTGTAGGATCCTCCTGTAGCATCTTCCTGTAGTATCCTCCTGTTGTATCCAGTGTGTGTGATGCTATAGGAGACGGCCAAGCAGGTTAAATAGGGCTGTGGATCTGGGCAGCGGCCACTGCTGTTAAGAagatcctccctctctgtcctggtCATCCCTTCACAGACAGGCCAGCCCAGCAGGCTGTTCACATGGACACACACGGCAACCAATGCCACGATACTGCACCCTGGGGTCAGCACATGGGATATCAGCTGGACCATGAACAGACACGCACCAGAGACATGGGAGAGACCACAgtcagaccagacacaccacagagacatggatgagaccacagccagaccagacacaccacagagaccacagccagaccagacacaccacagagacatcACAGAGACCACAgtcagaccagacacaccacagaaaccacagccagaccagacacaccacagaaaccacagccagaccagacacaccacagagacatcACAGAGACCACAgtcagaccagacacaccacagagacatcacagagaccacagccagaccagacacaccacagagaccacagccagaccagacacaccacagagaccacagccagaccagacacaccacagagaccacagccagaccagacacaccacagagacatgggagagaccacagtcagaccagacacaccacagagacatgggagagaccacagccagaccagacacaccacagagaccacagccagaccagacgcaccacagagaccacagccagaccagacacaccacagataccacagccagaccagacacaccacagagaccacagtcagaccagacacaccacagagacatgggagagaccacagccagaccagacacaccacagagaccacagccagaccagacacaccacagataccacagccagaccagacacaccacagagaccacagccagaccagacacaccacagagaccacagccagaccagacacaccacagagacatgggagacaccacagccagaccagacacaccacagagaccacagtcagaccagacacaccacaaagacatgggagagaacacagccagaccagacacaccacagagacatgggagacaccacagccagaccagacacaccacagagaccacagccagaccagacacaccacagagacatgGGAGACACCAaagccagaccagacacaccacagagaccacagccagaccagacacaccacagagaccacagccAGACTAGACACACCACAGGGACCACAGCCAGACtagacacaccacagagaccacagccagaccagacacaccacagagaccgcagccagaccagacacaccacagagacatgggagaccacagccagaccagacacaccacagagacaccacagagaccacagccagaccagacacaccacagagaccacagccagaccagacgcaccacagagaccacagccagaccagacacaccacagagactcCACAGAGACCACatccagaccagacacaccacagagaccacagccagaccagacacaccacagagacatcACAGAGACCACAgtcagaccagacacaccacagaaaccacagccagaccagacacaccacagaaaccacagccagaccagacacaccacagagacatcACAGAGACCACAgtcagaccagacacaccacagagacatcacagagaccacagccagaccagacacaccacagagaccacagccagaccagacacaccacagagaccacagccagaccagacacaccacagagaccacagccagaccagacacaccacagagacatgggagagaccacagtcagaccagacacaccacagagacatgggagagaccacagccagaccagacacaccacagagaccacagccagaccagacgcaccacagagaccacagccagaccagacacaccacagataccacagccagaccagacacaccacagagaccacagtcagaccagacacaccacagagacatgggagagaccacagccagaccagacacaccacagagaccacagccagaccagacacaccacagataccacagccagaccagacacaccacagagaccacagccagaccagacacaccacagagaccacagccagaccagacacaccacagagacatgggagacaccacagccagaccagacacaccacagagaccacagtcagaccagacacaccacaaagacatgggagagaacacagccagaccagacacaccacagagacatgggagacaccacagccagaccagacacaccacagagaccacagccagaccagacacaccacagagacatgGGAGACACCAaagccagaccagacacaccacagagaccacagccagaccagacacaccacagagaccacagccAGACTAGACACACCACAGGGACCACAGCCAGACtagacacaccacagagaccacagccagaccagacacaccacagagaccgcagccagaccagacacaccacagagacatgggagaccacagccagaccagacacaccacagagacaccacagagaccacagccagaccagacacaccacagagaccacagccagaccagacgcaccacagagaccacagccagaccagacacaccacagagactcCACAGAGACCACatccagaccagacacaccacagagaccacagccagaccagacacagcacagagacatgggagagaccacagccagaccagacacaccacagagatcacagccagaccagacacaccacagagactcCACAGAGACCAtagccagaccagacacaccagagagaccacagccagaccagacacagcacagagaccacagccagaccagacacaccacagagaccacagccagaccagacacaccacagagaccacagccagaccaAACACACCACAGAGACTCCACAGAGACCAtagccagaccagacacaccacagcCAGACCACAGCCAGagcagacacaccacagagaccacagtcagaccagagacaccacagagaccacagtcagaccagacacaccacagagaccacagtcagaccagacacaccacagagaccacagccagagcagaca
Proteins encoded:
- the LOC110525056 gene encoding C2 calcium-dependent domain-containing protein 4C-like, with protein sequence MWVAEQIRVSVAKNNLLLPIAEYSLRISDIMLGEKTSREKGRKTISLCPNIITPNTIPEFCIPPKISPQQELKTVDWSKISPVGKVSFSPEKGSSPEREVAVRERVINTHPTLIQVESVDEAPYDQGFSDEESTNADPQSQAALSLPHLAKAQTCYGFCTLLESPHTRRKESLFHSHPNACPLPLIAGSPGPRGRSKTYSSRTSSLPHSPSSSFSLTKLTSGRLSPGGSRLVALQRQSTLDSDTISSAESSPFSSPLLARPSPKSSLLKVLSHDRLLSRTMRKAVLSRNNSLSTDEGSSTDNSPNIIRRASDAGLVEPLPSAFTLAPPAIFPIDLVLHRERVMKESLAPVGREGALRLSAEYSLDNQRLRVRLISAEGLYAIAVDPKSINCSIAICLLPGKIQKQRSAVIKRSRNPLFKEDFFFYGISQEDICCRSLRFKVVNKMSSMKRDYILGDCEILLKSLLSM